The Brachyhypopomus gauderio isolate BG-103 chromosome 7, BGAUD_0.2, whole genome shotgun sequence genome has a window encoding:
- the LOC143519788 gene encoding uncharacterized protein LOC143519788 produces MVAPDLLGLQGALLKLRLGIIRTTDDETLKGYYQDDETLKGYYQDNETLKGYYQDDKTLKGYYQDDETLKGYYQDDETLKGTTRHSKGIIRTTDDETLKGYYRDDETLKGYYQDNETLKGYYQDDKTLKGYYQDDETLKGYYQDDETLKGYYQDDETLKGYYQDETLKGYYQDDETLKGYYQDDETLKGYYQDDETLKGYYQDDCKGNSLNTITKKLL; encoded by the exons ATGGTGGCCCCCGACCTGCtcggcctgcagggggcgctgctAAAGCTGCGTTTG GGTATTATCAGGACGACGGACGACGAGACACTCAAAGGGTATTATCAGGACGACGAGACACTTAAAGGGTATTATCAGGACAACGAGACACTTAAAGGGTATTATCAGGACGACAAGACACTCAAAGGGTATTATCAGGACGACGAGACACTCAAAGGGTATTATCAGGACGACGAGACACTCAAAGG GACGACGAGACACTCAAAGGGTATTATCAGGACGACGGACGACGAGACACTCAAAGGGTATTATCGGGACGACGAGACACTTAAAGGGTATTATCAGGACAACGAGACACTTAAAGGGTATTATCAGGACGACAAGACACTCAAAGGGTATTATCAGGACGACGAGACACTTAAAGGGTATTATCAGGACGACGAGACACTCAAAGGGTATTATCAGGACGACGAGACACTTAAAGGGTATTATCAGGACGAGACACTCAAAGGGTATTATCAGGACGACGAGACACTTAAAGGGTATTATCAGGACGACGAGACACTCAAAGGGTATTATCAGGACGACGAGACACTTAAAGGGTATTATCAGGACGACTGTAAAGGAAATTCATTAAATACCATAACAAAAAAACTGCTCTGA